In a genomic window of Siniperca chuatsi isolate FFG_IHB_CAS linkage group LG1, ASM2008510v1, whole genome shotgun sequence:
- the lingo1b gene encoding leucine-rich repeat and immunoglobulin-like domain-containing nogo receptor-interacting protein 1-B, whose product MTVLVSSRMVTGEAGGHSYLVACWQPILILMLGTVLSGSTTGCPSRCDCNAQERSVVCHRRRLAALPEGIPTETRLLDLSKNRLKTLGPEEFINYPQLEELQLNENTISSIEPGAFSNLMNLRTLGLRNNQLKLIQLGVFTGLTNLTQLDISENKIVILLDYMFQELYNLRALEVGDNDLVFISPRSFHGLSNLESLNIEGCNLASVPTDALSHLHNLLSLRLRYLNVTVIRDYSFKRLYRLRVLDISHMPALDTMTQKSLFGLNLTSLSITNCNLTVIPYQAISHLRYLRFLNLSFNPILTVEGNQLFNLQKLQAFHLAGGRLAAIEPYSFRGLNHLRVLNISSNSLSTLEESVFHSVGNLEILALYDNPLACDCRLLWVFRRRWRLNFNRQQPMCASPEVVQGKEFKDFPDILPSDYFICQKSKIVDYKVQESHVDEGTTVHFACQAEGDPIPVIMWLSPKKEYITTKTVGSRLSVSNEGTLEVRYSQIQDNGTYLCIASNAAGNDTKVAHLFVHSYSPNWPHQPNKTFAFISNQPSDEGANVTRATVPFPFDVKTLIIATTMGFISFLGVVLFCLVILFLWSRGKDNTKSSIEVEYVPRKEETEEASPTEAPIQFNMKIM is encoded by the coding sequence GTAAGCAGTAGGATGGTGACTGGGGAGGCAGGAGGGCACAGCTACTTGGTGGCGTGCTGGCAGCCCATCCTGATCCTGATGCTGGGCACTGTCCTTTCTGGCTCCACCACTGGTTGTCCCTCTCGATGTGACTGCAATGCTCAGGAGCGCTCAGTTGTGTGCCATCGACGGAGACTGGCAGCTCTTCCTGAGGGAATTCCCACTGAAACAAGGCTGCTAGATCTCAGCAAGAACCGTCTGAAAACTCTGGGGCCCGAGGAGTTCATTAATTACCCTCAACTGGAGGAGCTGCAACTTAACGAAAACACAATTTCATCCATTGAGCCTGGGGCTTTTAGCAACCTTATGAACCTTCGTACTCTGGGTTTGCGCAACAACCAGCTAAAGCTCATTCAGCTGGGGGTGTTCACAGGCCTGACCAACCTCACCCAGCTGGATATTAGTGAGAACAAAATTGTCATTCTGCTCGACTATATGTTCCAGGAGCTGTACAACCTGAGGGCTCTGGAGGTTGGTGACAATGACCTAGTATTCATCTCACCCCGATCATTTCATGGCCTCAGCAACCTTGAAAGCCTCAACATTGAGGGATGCAATCTGGCCTCAGTGCCCACTGATGCCCTTAGCCATCTGCATAACCTGTTGTCACTTCGATTACGCTATCTCAATGTCACTGTCATAAGGGATTACTCCTTTAAGAGGCTGTATCGGCTCAGAGTGCTGGATATTTCTCACATGCCTGCCCTGGACACCATGACTCAAAAATCCTTGTTTGGACTCAACCTCACATCATTGTCCATCACAAACTGTAATCTTACTGTCATCCCCTACCAAGCCATCAGTCACCTAAGATATCTTCGGTTTTTGAATCTGTCTTTCAATCCCATACTAACTGTGGAAGGGAACCAACTGTTCAATCTACAGAAGCTCCAGGCTTTTCATTTGGCTGGTGGGAGATTAGCTGCCATTGAGCCCTACTCTTTCCGAGGACTCAACCACCTCCGTGTACTCAATATATCCAGCAATAGCTTGAGCACCCTGGAGGAGTCGGTCTTCCACTCAGTGGGAAACCTTGAGATCCTGGCTTTGTATGACAACCCGTTGGCCTGCGACTGTCGCTTGCTCTGGGTCTTCCGCCGGCGGTGGAGGCTCAACTTTAACAGACAACAGCCCATGTGTGCTTCACCCGAGGTTGTGCAAGGAAAAGAGTTCAAGGACTTCCCAGACATCCTCCCTTCTGACTACTTTATCTGTCAGAAATCAAAGATTGTGGATTATAAGGTTCAAGAAAGCCATGTAGATGAAGGAACTACGGTTCATTTTGCTTGCCAAGCTGAGGGTGATCCAATCCCTGTGATAATGTGGCTATCCCCTAAGAAAGAATACATCACCACCAAAACTGTGGGGTCAAGACTTTCTGTGTCTAATGAGGGCACATTGGAGGTGCGTTACTCCCAAATCCAGGATAACGGCACTTACTTGTGCATTGCAAGCAATGCAGCTGGCAATGACACCAAAGTTGCTCACCTTTTTGTGCATAGCTACTCCCCCAATTGGCCCCACCAGCCAAACAAGACATTTGCCTTCATTTCCAACCAGCCCAGCGATGAAGGTGCTAATGTGACTCGGGCCACAGTTCCATTTCCGTTTGATGTAAAGACACTTATCATTGCTACCACCATGGGATTTATCTCTTTCCTCGGAGTTGTCCTCTTCTGTCTTGTAATATTATTCCTCTGGAGTAGAGGCAAAGACAATACTAAGTCAAGTATAGAGGTTGAATACGTGCCACGTaaagaggaaacagaggaggCCAGTCCAACTGAGGCACCCATACAATTCAACATGAAAATCATGTGA